In Balearica regulorum gibbericeps isolate bBalReg1 chromosome 2, bBalReg1.pri, whole genome shotgun sequence, one DNA window encodes the following:
- the AGR2 gene encoding anterior gradient protein 2 homolog, translating to MEKSYVSMFLLLVAISCALAKDVGKKETKETTAKPKLPQTLSRGWGDQLIWTQTYEEALFRAKHSNKPLMIIHHLDDCPHSQALKKVFAEHKDIQKLAEKFILLNLVYETTDKNLSPDGQYVPRILFIDPSLTVRADITGRYSNRLYAYEPSDISLLYSNMQKALKLLKTEL from the exons ATGGAGAAGAGTTACGTGTCCATGTTCCTGCTGCTCGTTGCCATCTCCTGTGCTCTGGCAAAGGATGTGGGCAAGAAGGAGACAAAGGAGACTACCGCTAAACCAAAACTGCCTCAGACACTCTCCAGAG GCTGGGGCGACCAGCTCATCTGGACGCAGACGTACGAGGAAGCGCTCTTCCGCGCCAAGCACAG CAACAAACCCCTGATGATTATCCACCACTTGGACGACTGCCCGCACAGCCAAG CCCTCAAAAAGGTCTTTGCTGAACATAAAGACATACAGAAATTGGCTGAAAAATTCATTCTCCTGAACCTTGTG tatGAAACCACAGACAAGAATCTTTCACCTGATGGCCAGTACGTCCCTCGGATTTTGTTCATAG atccTTCCCTGACTGTGAGAGCAGATATTACTGGAAGATACTCAAACCGTCTCTATGCATATGAGCCCTCTGACATTTCATTGT TGTATTCAAACATGCAGAAAGCGCTGAAGCTCCTGAAGACTGAACTGTAA
- the TSPAN13 gene encoding tetraspanin-13: MVCGGFACSKNCLCALNLLYTLVSLLLIGIAAWGIGFGLISSFRVVGVAIAVGIFLFLIALVGLIGAVKHHQVLLFFYMIILLLVFIVQFSVSCACLALNKEQQSQLLEVGWNNTNSARTDIERNLNCCGFRVFDLNETCSSDCFRSRQCQPCAPIIEEYSGMVLRFVGGIGLFFSFTEILGVWLTYRYRNQKDPRANPSAFL, encoded by the exons ATGGTGTGCGGGGGCTTCGCCTGCTCCAAGAACTGCCTCTGCGCCCTCAACCTGCTCTACACG ctggTAAGCCTGCTGCTGATTGGAATTGCGGCATGGGGAATCGGCTTTGGCCTCATCTCTAGTTTCAGAGTTGTTGGTGTGGCAATTGCAGTAGGAatcttcctcttccttattGCCTTAGTCGGATTGATCGGTGCAGTGAAACATCACCAAGTATTGCTGTTCTTT TACATGATTATTCTTTTGCTAGTCTTTATTGTCCAGTTTTCTGTCTCCTGCGCCTGTTTGGCACTAAACAAGGAACAGCAG AGTCAACTTCTGGAGGTGGGATGGAATAACACTAACAGCGCAAGAACAGATATTGAGAGAAATCTGAATTGTTGTGGATTCAGAGTTTTTGATCTGAATGAAACCTGCTCCTCT GATTGTTTCAGAAGTCGCCAGTGTCAACCATGTGCACCGATAATAGAAGAATATTCTGGAATGGTGCTGAGATTTGTTGGAGGCATAGGACTCTTCTTCAGTTTCACAGAG attctGGGAGTCTGGCTGACATATAGATACCGGAACCAAAAGGATCCCCGTGCAAACCCTAGTGCGTTCCTTTGA